The following proteins come from a genomic window of Sorghum bicolor cultivar BTx623 chromosome 3, Sorghum_bicolor_NCBIv3, whole genome shotgun sequence:
- the LOC110433517 gene encoding clp protease adapter protein ClpF, chloroplastic isoform X1, translating to MQGISISGSVASPHGANCRRACIARNNVKLPCEVNSVSQGLYSLHWCVHKPQMRTNGRRMNAAVRTNARWLFGGDGRSNDARLERSESANEDILIFYFQMDLQTRIQYALNIEQFDVAKQLREKLTEIETEIIRQREAKRGSPKTEAQDKALNLLRVRADLQKAIDSENYALAAGLRDDIAKLEAESLAVSAKALAYQNVKYAFRLGQKVRHNIHVLTWRTLLFILSLLFAPSCTHAEGYRGVICGMDPVCCESKSWMETANVEKLSKGPNQPFYQVLVDVYVDPELLVAYVAEENLSAAEESEKGRFDHPYIEFLFYGEDTAGDFIPIKQLREKYDQPRYEASGDESDNDDNTNS from the exons ATGCAGGGCATCTCTATATCCGGTTCAGTTGCGTCACCCCATGGAGCAAACTGCAGAAGGGCTTGCATTGCAAGGAACAATGTGAAGCTGCCTTGTGAGGTTAACTCAGTAAGCCAGGGATTATACTCTTTGCATTGGTGTGTGCATAAACCACAAATGAGGACCAATGGAAGAAGAATGAATGCTGCAGTAAGAACTAATGCTAGATGGTTGTTTGGAGGAGATGGACGTAGCAATGATGCTAGGCTGGAGCGCAGCGAGTCTGCTAATGAAGATATCTTGATCTTCTACTTCCAAATGGATCTACAGACCCGGATACAA TATGCATTGAATATAGAACAATTTGATGTGGCAAAGCAATTGAGGGAAAAACTAACTGAG ATTGAAACAGAGATTATTAGGCAGCGTGAAGCTAAAAGGGGTTCACCAAAGACTGAAGCTCAAGACAAAGCTCTAAATCTTTTACGTGTGCG TGCAGACTTGCAGAAAGCTATTGACAGTGAAAACTATGCTTTGGCAGCTGGTCTCCGTGATGACATTGCCAAACTTGAG GCCGAGTCTCTTGCAGTATCTGCTAAAGCTCTTGCTTATCAAAATGTGAAATATGCATTTCGATTAGGGCAGAAAGTACGTCACAATATACATG TGTTGACTTGGCGAACGCTCTTGTTTATCCTGTCTTTACTTTTTGCACCATCATGCACTCATGCTGAAGGATATAGAGGCGTGATATGTGGCATGGACCCGGTGTGCTGTGAATCCAAGTCCTGGATGGAGACAGCAAACGTGGAGAAGCTGTCTAAGGGTCCAAATCAACCTTTTTATCAG GTCCTGGTTGATGTATACGTTGATCCAGAACTGCTGGTTGCATATG TCGCGGAAGAAAATCTTTCTGCAGCTGAAGAATCAGAAAAG GGAAGGTTTGATCACCCCTACATTGAATTTCTCTTTTACGGTGAGGACACAGCTGGGGATTTCATCCCTATCAAGCAGCTCCGTGAGAAGTATGACCAGCCACGTTATGAAGCTTCTGGAGATGAAAGTGACAACGATGACAACACAAATAGCTGA
- the LOC8079244 gene encoding uncharacterized protein LOC8079244 codes for MADGQRQVQTGCPTGHRTRQQRPAQIPVPRSPFHRDLCASVVADRRSEDSMAEEVAQEQPRPTAPRPVRCIVKLGGAAITNKGELESINEENLRSACAQLRHAMSESDGDGATEKVLGMDWSRKPGDPADPAVDAEWIAGMAGLGLDTNFIVVHGAGSFGHFQASRSGVHKGGLHSTLVKAGFVATRISVTSLNQEIVRALAREGIPSVGMSPFACGWSTQQRKLASANASQIIQSLHTGFVPVLHGDAVLDELLDCTILSGDVIIRHLAQLLSPRYVVFLTDVHGVYDRPPTDPNAVLLKEIEVDDNGGWSIVKPALLQGNTKGVEISVAAHDTTGGMETKILEAAVIARLGIDVYITKAGTEHSLRALKGDVSTDSEDWLGTIIRSSK; via the exons ATGGCAGATGGGCAACGGCAAGTACAAACTGGATGCCCCACCGGCCACCGCACTAGACAACAGCGCCCCGCTCAGATTCCCGTCCCTCGCTCTCCCTTCCACCGAGACCTCTGCGCTTCGGTCGTTGCGGACCGCAGGAGTGAAGATTCCATGGCGGAGGAAGTGGCGCAGGAGCAACCGAGACCCACGGCGCCACGCCCGGTCCGCTGTATAGTCAAGCTAG GTGGAGCGGCGATTACGAACAAGGGCGAGCTGGAGAGCATCAACGAGGAGAACCTACGGTCGGCATGTGCGCAGCTGCGGCATGCCATGTCTGAATCTGACGGCGATGGCGCCACGGAGAAGGTTCTGGGGATGGACTGGAGCAGGAAGCCCGGAGATCCGGCCGACCCGGCCGTGGACGCGGAGTGGATCGCGGGGATGGCTGGGCTGGGGCTCGACACTAACTTCATCGTCGTGCACGGCGCCG GGTCTTTTGGCCACTTCCAAGCAAGTAGATCTGGAGTTCATAAAGGAGGGTTACATTCGACACTGGTGAAGGCTGGCTTTGTCGCTACAAGAATTTCA GTGACATCTCTCAACCAGGAAATTGTTAGAGCCCTAGCAAGAG AAGGAATACCATCTGTTGGGATGTCACCATTTGCTTGTGGGTGGTCTACCCAGCAAAGAAAA CTTGCATCAGCAAATGCTTCTCAAATAATTCAGTCACTCCATACAGGCTTTGTCCCA GTTTTGCATGGTGATGCAGTTCTTGATGAATTACTG GATTGTACCATATTGAGTGGGGATGTCATTATACGACATCTTGCACAGCTTCTAAGTCCAAGATATGTTGTGTTTCTG ACAGATGTCCATGGAGTATATGATCGCCCTCCAACTGACCCAAATGCAGTACTCCTGAAAGAAATAG AGGTGGATGACAATGGAGGCTGGTCGATTGTCAAACCTGCATTGCTGCAAGGCAACACTAAAGGAG TTGAGATATCAGTTGCAGCACATGACACCACCGGTGGGATGGAGACCAAAATACTGGAGGCTGCAGTGATAGCTAGGCTTGGAATCGATGTGTATATTACCAAG GCTGGAACAGAACACTCGCTGAGGGCCTTAAAGGGGGATGTTAGCACCGACTCAGAAGATTGGCTTGGAACTATTATACGctcttccaaatag
- the LOC8079245 gene encoding uncharacterized protein LOC8079245 yields the protein MRLLQAEELFRKVLEVGSKNKATRLLGLDVGSKYVGVSVSDEKNRIALPLSVLCRTKTNVNLMADDFKTLVSKYSIAGFVVGYPFNLHGLPSPDGVQVRLLAGELCKTGKLDDLSYTYWDENFTSKCVEALLHPLNLKNWDEAKTMTDKFAAVCILQGYLDNMNRKLRSTAKSEA from the exons ATGAGGCTGCTGCAAGCGGAGGAGCTATTTCGGAAGGTTCTGGAGGTCGGGTCGAAGAATAAGGCGACCCGGCTGCTGGGGCTCGACGTTGGCAGCAAGTACGTCGGGGTGTCCGTCTCCGATGAGAAGAACAGGATCGCTTTGCCTCTGAG TGTTTTGTGTCGGACAAAGACAAACGTCAACTTGATggcagatgatttcaaaacattg GTTTCGAAGTATTCCATAGCTGGGTTTGTTGTGGGCTATCCATTCAACCTCCACGGTCTACCTAGTCCAGAT GGAGTCCAAGTAAGGCTTCTTGCTGGAGAGCTTTGTAAAACAGGGAAACTTGATGATCTGTCCTACACATATTGGGATGAAAATTTCACCTCAAAG TGTGTAGAAGCCCTCTTGCATCCTCTGAATCTAAAAAATTGGGATGAGGCCAAAACAATGACAGATAAATTTGCTGCAGTTTGCATACTCCAG GGTTATCTTGACAACATGAACAGAAAACTGAGATCCACGGCTAAGTCTGAAGCATAA
- the LOC110433517 gene encoding clp protease adapter protein ClpF, chloroplastic isoform X2, with product MQGISISGSVASPHGANCRRACIARNNVKLPCEVNSVSQGLYSLHWCVHKPQMRTNGRRMNAAVRTNARWLFGGDGRSNDARLERSESANEDILIFYFQMDLQTRIQYALNIEQFDVAKQLREKLTEIETEIIRQREAKRGSPKTEAQDKALNLLRVRADLQKAIDSENYALAAGLRDDIAKLEAESLAVSAKALAYQNVKYAFRLGQKVRHNIHGYRGVICGMDPVCCESKSWMETANVEKLSKGPNQPFYQVLVDVYVDPELLVAYVAEENLSAAEESEKGRFDHPYIEFLFYGEDTAGDFIPIKQLREKYDQPRYEASGDESDNDDNTNS from the exons ATGCAGGGCATCTCTATATCCGGTTCAGTTGCGTCACCCCATGGAGCAAACTGCAGAAGGGCTTGCATTGCAAGGAACAATGTGAAGCTGCCTTGTGAGGTTAACTCAGTAAGCCAGGGATTATACTCTTTGCATTGGTGTGTGCATAAACCACAAATGAGGACCAATGGAAGAAGAATGAATGCTGCAGTAAGAACTAATGCTAGATGGTTGTTTGGAGGAGATGGACGTAGCAATGATGCTAGGCTGGAGCGCAGCGAGTCTGCTAATGAAGATATCTTGATCTTCTACTTCCAAATGGATCTACAGACCCGGATACAA TATGCATTGAATATAGAACAATTTGATGTGGCAAAGCAATTGAGGGAAAAACTAACTGAG ATTGAAACAGAGATTATTAGGCAGCGTGAAGCTAAAAGGGGTTCACCAAAGACTGAAGCTCAAGACAAAGCTCTAAATCTTTTACGTGTGCG TGCAGACTTGCAGAAAGCTATTGACAGTGAAAACTATGCTTTGGCAGCTGGTCTCCGTGATGACATTGCCAAACTTGAG GCCGAGTCTCTTGCAGTATCTGCTAAAGCTCTTGCTTATCAAAATGTGAAATATGCATTTCGATTAGGGCAGAAAGTACGTCACAATATACATG GATATAGAGGCGTGATATGTGGCATGGACCCGGTGTGCTGTGAATCCAAGTCCTGGATGGAGACAGCAAACGTGGAGAAGCTGTCTAAGGGTCCAAATCAACCTTTTTATCAG GTCCTGGTTGATGTATACGTTGATCCAGAACTGCTGGTTGCATATG TCGCGGAAGAAAATCTTTCTGCAGCTGAAGAATCAGAAAAG GGAAGGTTTGATCACCCCTACATTGAATTTCTCTTTTACGGTGAGGACACAGCTGGGGATTTCATCCCTATCAAGCAGCTCCGTGAGAAGTATGACCAGCCACGTTATGAAGCTTCTGGAGATGAAAGTGACAACGATGACAACACAAATAGCTGA